One window from the genome of Cryobacterium sp. GrIS_2_6 encodes:
- a CDS encoding M23 family metallopeptidase, translating into MHPAALTRRELREQERLAATPLAAAYRAAAADALAVPAVSNAARPIELSADAARAIADELAEPELAAVTVNDTDRLIAAPAAADAPVTDLDQLLTEAGTPTTSIPLPTRSQVRAVKSGSHGSARAAGAIRALDDAGQPVRPSRTASRTASRALRSGTMKQPTRRPAVQAPSQRPAPKLRRLATTGVTVVAMAFVALMAVSTSLPAEALLSSADVQAAARLSTQTSPAEPAQTLSMDGGTDTISVTRDGFESKSIAEVAAASGIRMEATFTNNPNGTIQWPFAVGVHIGDRFGYRNCAGCSADHQGQDFNPGIGAPIQSIADGVVSYTEDGEGSLGVHMIIDHVIDGKVVSSVYAHMIHGSMLFKTGDVVKVGQVIGKVGNTGMSTGPHLHFEIRLGGKDGVHVDPLVWLRANTN; encoded by the coding sequence ATGCATCCGGCCGCACTGACCCGCCGGGAGCTGCGCGAGCAGGAACGCCTCGCCGCGACACCCCTGGCCGCTGCATACCGCGCCGCAGCAGCCGACGCGCTGGCCGTTCCCGCCGTTTCGAACGCCGCACGGCCGATCGAACTCAGCGCCGACGCTGCGCGGGCCATCGCCGATGAACTCGCCGAACCCGAACTCGCCGCCGTGACGGTCAACGACACCGACCGCCTGATTGCTGCCCCGGCCGCCGCCGACGCACCCGTGACCGACCTCGACCAGCTCCTGACGGAGGCCGGGACGCCGACCACATCGATCCCGCTGCCGACCAGGTCCCAGGTGCGCGCCGTGAAGTCCGGCTCCCACGGCTCCGCCCGTGCCGCCGGGGCGATCCGGGCCCTGGACGACGCCGGCCAGCCGGTCCGCCCGTCTCGGACCGCATCGCGGACCGCGTCACGGGCCCTCCGCAGCGGCACGATGAAGCAGCCGACCCGGCGACCCGCCGTCCAGGCGCCGTCCCAGCGGCCGGCACCGAAGCTGCGCCGCCTCGCCACAACGGGCGTCACGGTCGTCGCCATGGCCTTCGTCGCCCTGATGGCCGTGTCCACGTCGCTTCCCGCCGAAGCGCTGCTCTCCTCGGCCGACGTGCAGGCCGCCGCCCGGCTCTCCACGCAGACCTCACCGGCCGAACCGGCGCAGACGCTCAGCATGGACGGCGGCACGGACACGATTTCCGTCACGCGCGACGGCTTCGAATCGAAGTCGATCGCCGAGGTCGCCGCGGCGAGCGGCATCCGCATGGAAGCGACCTTCACCAACAATCCGAACGGCACGATCCAGTGGCCCTTCGCGGTCGGCGTGCACATCGGCGACCGATTCGGTTATCGCAACTGCGCCGGCTGTTCCGCTGACCACCAGGGCCAGGACTTCAACCCTGGCATCGGCGCCCCGATCCAGTCCATCGCCGACGGCGTCGTGAGCTACACCGAAGACGGCGAAGGCAGCCTCGGCGTGCACATGATCATCGACCACGTCATCGACGGCAAGGTCGTCTCGAGCGTCTACGCGCACATGATCCACGGCTCGATGCTCTTCAAGACCGGCGACGTCGTCAAGGTCGGCCAGGTCATCGGTAAGGTCGGTAACACAGGAATGTCCACCGGCCCGCACCTGCACTTCGAGATCCGCCTCGGCGGCAAGGACGGTGTCCACGTCGACCCGCTCGTCTGGCTCCGCGCCAACACGAACTAG
- a CDS encoding glycoside hydrolase family 13 protein encodes MTGSEWWRTAVIYQIYPRSFADSNGDGMGDLAGITSRLPALRDLGIDAIWLSPFYTSPQRDAGYDVADYCDVDPLFGTLDDFATLQATAHDLGIRVIVDIVPNHSSNDHPWFQAALAAGPGSEERGHYIFRDGKGVNGQLPPNNWESVFGGLAWTRVMEADGTPGQWYLHLFDSSQPDLDWQSPWVRAQFRDVLRFWLDRGADGFRVDVAHGMIKAAGLPDYIPPADGGSMGGATALEPGVVAEPAATAPYWAQPGVHEIYRDWRLVLDEYPGDRILAAEAWVDPLSHVAEWVRPDEMHQAFNFAYLETLWGGPALRRVIDDSLAAFSAVGAPSTWVLSNHDVVRHASRLALTGDNLQGHGIGPKTVGLPDTVVGLRRARAASALMLALPGSSYLYQGEELGLPEVVDLPDTAREDPTWFRTNGERYGRDGCRVPLPWVGSAPSYGFGPTAASWLPQPAIWGELARDVQEGVPTSTLELYKLALRLRREHGLGLGSVSWLNGLGDAVVAFTNGSVTVVANTGAASVTLPAGEVLLASEPLTGRTLPGDTTAWLLA; translated from the coding sequence ATGACAGGCTCCGAATGGTGGCGTACCGCCGTTATCTACCAGATCTATCCGCGCTCGTTTGCTGACTCGAACGGCGACGGTATGGGCGACCTCGCCGGCATTACCAGCCGGCTCCCCGCCCTGCGCGATCTCGGCATCGACGCGATCTGGCTTTCACCGTTCTATACGTCGCCCCAGCGCGACGCGGGGTACGACGTGGCCGACTACTGCGACGTCGATCCCCTCTTCGGCACCCTCGACGATTTCGCCACCCTGCAGGCGACGGCGCACGATCTCGGCATCCGGGTCATCGTCGATATCGTGCCCAACCACTCCTCGAACGATCACCCCTGGTTCCAGGCCGCCCTCGCGGCCGGCCCGGGCAGCGAGGAGCGCGGGCACTACATTTTCCGCGACGGCAAGGGTGTCAATGGCCAGCTGCCGCCGAACAACTGGGAATCCGTCTTCGGCGGTCTCGCGTGGACCCGCGTCATGGAGGCCGACGGCACTCCTGGCCAGTGGTACCTGCACCTCTTCGACTCGAGCCAGCCGGACCTCGACTGGCAGAGCCCATGGGTGCGCGCACAGTTCCGCGACGTGCTGCGCTTCTGGCTCGACCGCGGCGCCGACGGTTTCCGGGTCGACGTCGCACACGGCATGATCAAGGCCGCAGGCCTCCCTGACTACATTCCCCCCGCGGACGGCGGCAGCATGGGCGGAGCCACCGCGCTCGAGCCGGGCGTCGTCGCCGAGCCCGCCGCGACCGCCCCGTACTGGGCGCAGCCCGGAGTGCACGAGATCTACCGCGACTGGCGGCTCGTGCTCGACGAGTACCCCGGCGACCGGATCCTGGCCGCCGAGGCCTGGGTCGACCCACTCAGCCACGTCGCCGAGTGGGTTCGCCCCGACGAGATGCACCAGGCCTTCAACTTCGCCTACCTCGAGACCCTCTGGGGCGGCCCCGCCCTCCGCCGCGTCATCGACGATTCCCTCGCCGCGTTCAGCGCGGTCGGGGCGCCGAGCACCTGGGTGCTCTCCAACCACGACGTGGTCAGGCACGCCTCGCGTCTCGCGCTCACGGGCGACAACCTGCAGGGTCACGGCATCGGCCCGAAGACGGTCGGCCTTCCCGATACCGTCGTCGGCCTGCGCCGCGCGCGGGCGGCATCCGCTCTCATGCTCGCCCTGCCCGGCTCGAGCTACCTGTACCAGGGCGAGGAACTCGGCCTGCCCGAGGTCGTCGACCTGCCAGACACCGCTCGCGAGGACCCGACCTGGTTCCGCACCAACGGTGAACGCTATGGCCGGGACGGATGCCGCGTGCCGCTGCCCTGGGTCGGCTCGGCCCCGTCCTACGGTTTCGGCCCGACCGCGGCCAGCTGGTTGCCGCAGCCGGCCATCTGGGGCGAACTCGCCCGCGACGTGCAGGAAGGCGTGCCGACGTCGACCCTCGAGCTCTACAAGCTCGCCCTCCGGCTCCGCAGGGAGCACGGCCTCGGGCTCGGTTCGGTGTCCTGGCTGAACGGGCTCGGTGACGCGGTCGTGGCGTTCACGAACGGCAGCGTGACCGTCGTCGCGAACACGGGGGCGGCATCCGTCACCCTGCCCGCCGGCGAGGTGCTGCTCGCCAGTGAACCTCTCACGGGACGCACCCTGCCCGGCGACACCACGGCCTGGCTGCTCGCCTAG
- a CDS encoding extracellular solute-binding protein: MMVKKKALLAAGAVLAAATLALTGCSSGGAASTASSTAAAGSGSLTVWVDADRAPVLKDAAAAFTQETGVEVKLVQKDFTKIQDEFIAQVPTDKGPDITIAAHDWLGNFVANGVVQPVELGDTAANYQKVAVTAMSVEGKTYGVPYSIENIALLRNTALAPAAPATYDDMVAAGKAAGTEFPYLVQLGPDADPYHLYPFQTSFGAPVFGTNADGSYNANDLSIGNAGGEGFATWLGAQGATGNLSLNVTSDIAKEKFLAGASPFLITGPWNVPDAQKAGITVAVDPIPSAGGQTAQPFVGVQGFVVSAKSKNALAANEFLVNYIGSEKVQTALYKVGGRAPANTAAFEAASSDPITAGFGKVAATAVPMPSIPQMGKVWQFWGVTEAAIISQKGDPVALWQKMTADIQTAIK, from the coding sequence ATGATGGTGAAGAAGAAAGCCCTGCTTGCCGCCGGCGCCGTACTGGCAGCCGCAACACTGGCCCTGACCGGCTGTTCAAGCGGAGGGGCCGCCTCGACAGCGAGCTCCACGGCCGCCGCCGGCTCTGGAAGCCTGACCGTCTGGGTCGACGCCGACCGCGCACCCGTGCTCAAGGATGCCGCCGCAGCCTTCACCCAGGAGACCGGTGTCGAGGTGAAGCTGGTCCAGAAGGACTTCACCAAGATCCAGGACGAGTTCATCGCCCAGGTTCCCACCGACAAGGGCCCGGACATCACGATCGCCGCCCACGACTGGCTCGGCAACTTCGTCGCCAACGGCGTCGTCCAGCCGGTCGAACTCGGCGACACCGCCGCCAACTACCAGAAGGTCGCGGTCACGGCGATGAGCGTCGAGGGCAAGACCTACGGCGTCCCGTACTCCATCGAGAACATCGCCCTGCTCCGCAACACCGCGCTGGCGCCGGCCGCCCCCGCCACCTATGACGACATGGTCGCAGCGGGCAAGGCCGCCGGCACCGAGTTCCCGTACCTCGTGCAGCTCGGCCCGGACGCCGACCCGTACCACCTGTACCCGTTCCAGACCTCCTTCGGCGCCCCGGTCTTCGGCACCAACGCCGACGGCAGCTACAACGCGAACGACCTGTCCATCGGCAACGCCGGTGGCGAGGGCTTCGCGACCTGGCTCGGCGCCCAGGGCGCGACAGGCAACCTGAGCCTGAACGTCACGAGCGACATCGCCAAGGAGAAGTTCCTCGCGGGAGCCTCGCCCTTCCTGATCACCGGCCCGTGGAACGTCCCGGACGCCCAGAAGGCAGGCATCACCGTCGCCGTCGACCCGATCCCGTCGGCCGGCGGCCAGACGGCACAGCCGTTCGTCGGCGTGCAGGGCTTCGTCGTGAGCGCCAAGAGTAAGAACGCCCTCGCCGCGAATGAGTTCCTCGTCAACTACATCGGCAGCGAAAAGGTACAGACCGCCCTCTATAAGGTCGGCGGCCGGGCCCCGGCCAACACCGCGGCCTTCGAGGCGGCCAGCTCAGACCCGATCACCGCCGGCTTCGGCAAGGTTGCGGCCACGGCCGTCCCGATGCCGAGCATCCCGCAGATGGGCAAGGTCTGGCAGTTCTGGGGTGTCACCGAAGCGGCGATCATTTCCCAGAAGGGTGACCCGGTCGCCCTGTGGCAGAAGATGACCGCCGACATCCAGACAGCCATCAAGTAA
- a CDS encoding ABC transporter permease subunit codes for MTTPRTEQDAAQLRQTKRSRRAARVAEAASAGVKVLLVKIVLLGIVDAISVYALFVLVMKQDWVVVGLVAFVTLVVNWIYFSHQKLPAKYLAPGLIFLLIFQIFVIGYSGYIAFTNYGTGHNSTKADAVNALIVSSQERVPDSASYGLTVLEQSGEFSFLVTDPDGTISVGSATSPLRVVTDATTDATGKATGLAGYTSLRFADIVAQQQDIAALSVPVSDDPNDGSLRTPDGSSAYLYVSDLVYSAADGTMTNSSTGVVYADNGKTGSFVAPSGEELLPGWKVEVGFANFVHAFGSESIRGPLISVTLWTFAFALLSVLTTFGLGLFLAIVFNDLRMRGRNVYRVVMILPYAFPAFLSALVWAGMLNPQFGFVNQVLFGGADIPWLTNEWLAKFSIIFVNLWLGFPYMFLVCTGALQSIPSEIQEAATVDGARPWQVFRLIKLPLLLVSVAPLLISSFAFNFNNFNLIYMLTGGGPRDVTAGVNVGATDILISMVYKVAFVGASRDYGLTSAFSIIIFLLVALVSIVSFKQTKALEELN; via the coding sequence ATGACCACACCACGCACCGAGCAGGACGCGGCGCAGCTGAGGCAGACGAAACGCTCCCGGCGGGCCGCCCGGGTCGCCGAGGCCGCCTCCGCCGGGGTCAAGGTGCTCCTGGTGAAGATCGTGCTTCTCGGCATCGTCGACGCGATCAGCGTCTACGCCCTCTTCGTGCTCGTCATGAAACAGGACTGGGTCGTCGTCGGCCTCGTCGCCTTCGTGACCCTGGTCGTCAACTGGATCTACTTCAGCCACCAGAAGCTCCCGGCCAAGTACCTCGCGCCCGGGCTGATCTTCCTGCTCATCTTCCAGATCTTCGTGATCGGCTACTCCGGCTACATCGCTTTCACCAACTACGGCACCGGTCACAACAGCACCAAGGCCGACGCGGTCAACGCACTCATCGTCTCCTCGCAGGAGCGGGTTCCCGACTCCGCGAGCTACGGCCTCACCGTGCTCGAACAGTCCGGCGAGTTCAGCTTCCTCGTCACCGACCCCGACGGCACCATCAGCGTCGGCTCGGCGACGAGCCCCCTCCGGGTCGTCACCGACGCGACGACGGATGCCACGGGAAAGGCCACCGGCCTCGCCGGCTACACGTCGCTGCGCTTCGCCGACATCGTCGCCCAGCAGCAGGACATCGCCGCGCTCTCCGTCCCCGTCTCGGACGACCCGAACGACGGGTCCCTCCGCACCCCCGACGGGTCGAGCGCCTACCTCTACGTCTCCGACCTTGTCTACTCCGCCGCCGACGGCACCATGACGAACAGCAGCACCGGCGTCGTCTACGCCGACAACGGCAAGACCGGCTCCTTCGTGGCGCCGAGCGGCGAGGAACTGCTCCCCGGCTGGAAGGTCGAGGTGGGCTTCGCGAACTTCGTGCACGCCTTCGGCTCCGAGTCCATCCGCGGGCCGCTCATCAGCGTCACCCTGTGGACCTTCGCCTTCGCCTTGCTCTCGGTGCTGACCACCTTCGGGCTCGGGCTCTTCCTCGCGATCGTCTTCAACGACCTGCGGATGCGGGGACGGAACGTCTACCGGGTGGTGATGATCCTGCCGTACGCCTTCCCGGCCTTCCTCTCAGCCCTGGTCTGGGCGGGCATGCTCAACCCGCAATTCGGCTTCGTGAACCAGGTGCTCTTCGGCGGGGCGGACATCCCCTGGCTGACCAACGAATGGCTGGCCAAGTTCAGCATCATCTTCGTCAACCTCTGGCTCGGCTTCCCGTACATGTTCCTGGTCTGCACGGGGGCGCTGCAGTCGATCCCGTCCGAGATCCAGGAGGCCGCGACCGTGGACGGGGCGAGGCCCTGGCAGGTGTTCCGGCTGATCAAGCTCCCGCTGCTGCTCGTCTCGGTCGCGCCGCTGCTGATCTCATCGTTCGCGTTCAACTTCAACAACTTCAACCTGATCTACATGCTCACCGGCGGCGGTCCCCGTGACGTCACGGCCGGCGTGAACGTCGGGGCCACTGACATCCTGATCTCGATGGTGTACAAGGTCGCCTTCGTCGGCGCGAGCCGTGACTACGGGCTCACGAGCGCGTTCTCGATCATCATCTTCCTGCTGGTCGCGCTCGTGTCGATCGTCAGCTTCAAACAGACCAAGGCGTTAGAGGAGTTGAACTGA
- a CDS encoding DUF559 domain-containing protein: MTDAAAVVRKVGGAASYGYLAMAGVPRSVVQGAVRSGELRRVRNGWFAVPEAATDVVRAVRVGGTLTGASVARLHGLWLLPDRMLHVRVPATASRLRDPGDPTRRLEAERHRVCVHYSRSPGTGRSRDPLVRALTEMFLCDPGDAAVVAVDSALNLRELGPGGLAELRANLSPAQRKRLALVDGGSDSGLETLLRLFCVRQRMRVRTQVRIRGVGRVDLLVGHRLVLELDGEGFHTGIEFENDRRRNFELVQLGYLVVRISYKMLLHDRERVEAGILALVRRDEHLWTASRVRPTPTRNAGPCAG; this comes from the coding sequence ATGACGGATGCGGCGGCAGTAGTCAGGAAGGTCGGCGGAGCGGCGAGTTACGGGTACCTCGCAATGGCGGGAGTGCCGAGGTCTGTGGTCCAAGGGGCCGTGCGATCGGGGGAGCTCCGCCGGGTGCGGAACGGGTGGTTCGCCGTTCCCGAGGCTGCGACCGATGTGGTCAGGGCCGTGCGGGTCGGAGGCACGCTGACCGGGGCATCCGTCGCGCGGCTGCATGGGCTCTGGTTGCTTCCCGACCGGATGCTGCACGTCCGTGTCCCCGCGACGGCGAGCCGGCTGCGAGACCCCGGCGACCCCACTCGACGGCTCGAGGCGGAGAGGCATCGGGTGTGCGTGCACTACAGCCGGTCGCCGGGAACAGGGCGCTCGCGCGACCCGCTCGTCCGCGCCCTCACGGAGATGTTCCTCTGCGACCCCGGCGATGCCGCGGTCGTCGCTGTCGACTCCGCGCTCAACCTCCGCGAACTCGGTCCCGGCGGACTCGCCGAACTCCGCGCGAACCTCAGCCCGGCCCAGCGGAAGCGGCTCGCGCTCGTCGACGGGGGCAGCGATTCCGGGCTTGAGACGCTGCTCCGGTTGTTTTGCGTGCGCCAGCGGATGCGCGTGCGCACCCAGGTCCGGATCCGCGGTGTCGGCCGGGTCGACCTGCTCGTGGGCCACCGCCTGGTGCTCGAACTCGACGGTGAAGGATTCCATACCGGAATCGAGTTCGAGAACGACCGGCGCCGCAACTTCGAACTGGTTCAGCTCGGGTATCTTGTCGTGCGGATCAGCTACAAGATGCTGCTGCATGACCGGGAGCGCGTCGAGGCCGGAATCCTCGCCCTCGTCCGCAGGGACGAGCACCTCTGGACCGCGTCGCGCGTCCGGCCGACGCCGACGCGAAATGCAGGACCATGCGCGGGTTGA
- a CDS encoding LacI family DNA-binding transcriptional regulator has translation MVGIDDVARQAGVSTATVSRALSGNGHVSPATRLRVETVAGELGYVVSSNASSLASGRMKNIGVVVPFLDRWFFSNVVEGAQKALLRGGYDLTLYSLAGDDDERRSVFEHFLLRQRVDAVIAVSLELSPDEVARLHALEKPLVGIGGPIPGVRTLTIDDVAVARLATEHLLALGHTRIAHIGGNLELDLDFHLPTNRRLGYELALTGAGITPTPALFQAADFTVRGGYQAAKQLLGNPHERPSAIFAASDEMAIGSILAARDLGLVVPRDVSVVGTDDHDLADFFGLTTIAQFPQWQGEKAVEILLDELQPGKHHPVGLDTAIPFELMVRSSTARPAQD, from the coding sequence ATGGTCGGCATCGACGACGTCGCCCGCCAGGCGGGCGTGTCCACAGCGACGGTGTCTCGCGCCCTGAGCGGCAACGGGCACGTCTCCCCGGCCACCCGGCTCCGGGTCGAGACCGTTGCGGGAGAACTCGGCTACGTCGTGTCCTCGAACGCCTCGAGCCTCGCATCCGGTCGCATGAAGAATATCGGCGTCGTCGTGCCGTTCCTCGACCGCTGGTTCTTCTCCAACGTCGTCGAGGGCGCGCAAAAGGCGCTGCTCCGCGGTGGCTACGACCTCACCCTCTACAGCCTCGCCGGCGACGACGACGAACGCCGCAGCGTATTCGAGCACTTCCTGCTGCGCCAAAGAGTGGATGCCGTCATTGCGGTCTCCCTCGAACTGAGCCCGGACGAGGTGGCCCGGTTGCACGCGCTCGAGAAACCGCTCGTCGGCATCGGCGGCCCGATCCCCGGGGTGCGAACCCTCACGATCGACGATGTCGCCGTCGCCCGCCTCGCGACCGAGCACCTCTTGGCGCTCGGGCACACCCGGATCGCGCATATCGGCGGCAACCTCGAGCTCGACCTCGACTTCCACCTGCCGACGAACCGGCGGCTCGGCTACGAGCTCGCGCTGACCGGCGCGGGCATCACGCCGACGCCTGCCCTGTTCCAGGCGGCGGACTTCACGGTCCGCGGGGGGTACCAGGCCGCCAAGCAGTTGCTCGGCAACCCGCACGAGCGGCCCAGTGCGATCTTCGCCGCGTCGGACGAGATGGCGATCGGCAGCATTTTAGCCGCGCGCGACCTCGGGCTGGTCGTGCCGCGGGACGTGTCCGTGGTCGGAACGGACGACCACGACCTCGCCGACTTCTTCGGGCTGACCACGATCGCCCAGTTCCCGCAGTGGCAGGGCGAGAAGGCCGTCGAGATCCTGCTCGATGAGCTGCAGCCGGGAAAGCACCACCCCGTCGGACTAGACACCGCCATCCCGTTCGAGCTGATGGTGCGGTCGAGTACCGCCCGCCCGGCCCAGGACTGA
- a CDS encoding inositol monophosphatase family protein has translation MAAPAPTELLRLAQDTALVAGELAARRRAEGVEVAASKSSPEDIVTFADRETENLIRALLAGARPNDGFFGEESAATPGTSGLTWVVDPIDGTVNFLYGIPAWGVSIAVVEGDDPATWTTVAGAVFNPALGELFTASAGGGSHLNGSRLQVNTGVPLNLALVGTGFSYRAAMRLRQANVVHGLIGRVRDIRRIGSAALDLCSVAAGRLDLYYERGLNPWDQAAGALVAREAGARVGAFGEDREGIDLLIAGAPDLYADFEPILAPLFSEFMSSQEQ, from the coding sequence ATGGCTGCTCCCGCCCCGACCGAACTGCTCCGCCTCGCCCAGGACACCGCGCTCGTCGCTGGGGAGCTGGCGGCGAGGCGCCGCGCCGAGGGTGTCGAGGTCGCCGCGTCCAAGTCCTCGCCGGAGGACATCGTCACCTTCGCAGACCGGGAGACCGAAAATCTGATCCGGGCTTTGCTCGCCGGGGCGCGGCCGAATGACGGCTTCTTCGGTGAGGAGTCCGCGGCGACCCCCGGCACCTCCGGCCTGACCTGGGTCGTCGACCCGATCGACGGCACGGTCAACTTCCTCTACGGCATCCCCGCCTGGGGCGTCAGCATCGCCGTCGTAGAGGGCGACGACCCGGCAACCTGGACGACCGTGGCCGGCGCCGTCTTCAACCCGGCGCTCGGCGAGCTCTTCACGGCCTCGGCGGGCGGCGGCTCGCACCTCAACGGCAGCAGGCTCCAGGTCAACACCGGCGTTCCCCTCAACCTCGCACTGGTCGGCACCGGGTTCTCCTACCGGGCGGCCATGCGGCTGCGGCAGGCGAACGTCGTGCACGGCCTCATCGGCCGGGTACGGGACATCCGCCGGATCGGTTCGGCCGCGCTCGACCTCTGTTCCGTTGCCGCCGGGCGCCTCGACCTCTACTACGAGCGCGGGCTCAACCCGTGGGACCAGGCCGCGGGCGCGCTCGTCGCCCGCGAGGCCGGCGCGCGCGTCGGAGCCTTCGGCGAGGACCGGGAGGGAATCGACCTCCTGATCGCAGGGGCACCCGACCTGTACGCCGACTTCGAGCCGATACTTGCCCCACTCTTCAGCGAATTCATGAGTTCTCAGGAACAGTGA
- a CDS encoding sugar ABC transporter permease, which translates to MRIAAPETSDQYIPTKRPFNFGRWFSRTGWRHLVGAVMVVFSAFPLLYVLSASLHPGGTLITANGLFNEVDLGSYSTLFNLPQQPYAAWYGNTLLIGTITSVCTVFLGALAAYSFSRMRFRGRRAGLLMLVLVQMFPQLLAVVAIFLLLSGISDIFPAIGLDTQIGLIMVYLGGALGVNTYLMYGFFNTIPASIDEAAKIDGAGHARIFFTIILRLVAPILAVVGLLSFVGTTNEFVIASIVLITPEKQTLAVGLYQFVSQEFSSNYSVFAAGAVLAALPVMALFLFLQKYIVGGLTAGSVK; encoded by the coding sequence ATGCGAATCGCAGCCCCCGAAACCAGCGACCAGTACATCCCGACCAAACGACCGTTCAACTTCGGCCGGTGGTTCTCCCGCACCGGCTGGCGGCACCTCGTCGGCGCCGTCATGGTCGTGTTCTCCGCGTTCCCGCTGCTCTACGTACTCTCCGCGTCGCTTCACCCGGGTGGCACCCTGATCACCGCGAACGGCCTCTTCAACGAGGTCGACCTCGGCAGCTACTCGACCCTGTTCAACCTGCCGCAGCAGCCATATGCCGCCTGGTACGGCAACACGCTCCTGATCGGAACGATCACCTCGGTGTGCACCGTCTTCCTCGGGGCGCTCGCCGCATATTCCTTCTCCCGCATGCGCTTCCGCGGGCGTCGGGCGGGGCTGCTGATGCTCGTCCTCGTGCAGATGTTCCCGCAGCTCCTCGCCGTCGTCGCGATCTTCCTGCTGCTCAGCGGCATCTCGGACATCTTCCCCGCGATCGGCCTCGACACCCAGATCGGGCTGATCATGGTCTACCTCGGCGGCGCCCTCGGCGTGAACACCTACCTGATGTACGGCTTCTTCAACACGATCCCCGCCTCGATCGACGAGGCGGCCAAGATCGACGGCGCCGGCCATGCCCGGATCTTCTTCACGATCATCCTGCGGCTCGTCGCCCCGATCCTCGCCGTCGTCGGCCTGCTCTCCTTCGTCGGCACCACCAATGAGTTCGTGATCGCGAGCATCGTGCTGATCACCCCCGAGAAGCAGACCCTCGCCGTCGGGCTCTACCAGTTCGTCTCCCAGGAGTTCTCGAGCAACTACTCGGTGTTCGCCGCCGGGGCCGTGCTCGCGGCGCTGCCGGTGATGGCCCTGTTCCTGTTTCTGCAGAAGTACATCGTCGGCGGGCTGACCGCCGGGTCCGTCAAGTAA
- a CDS encoding GTP pyrophosphokinase family protein, producing MTAPQTDSVAGIQQSTDTDLVAQESTDTDLVVESGSGSGTRSGARRESRAGAYDEAPAWTHAEIQAESDAEKARHHEIKTELTRFMMSYKFATDEMMTKINILKEEFASIHDYSPIEHVSSRIKSPEGILNKALRKGCPLDLEDIRRQIQDIAGIRVTCSFISDTYRVLDMLTSQEDVTVLEVKDYVAAPKSNGYKSLHLIVAIPVFMSDRVEPVTVEIQIRTVAMDFWASLEHKIFYKYRGVVPANLVAELKEAADVANRLDVQMERLHNQVVALEPAVRAGDDLLSIAGLTPFALPTSLLEAIDRGRSSDVTD from the coding sequence GTGACCGCCCCACAGACCGACAGCGTCGCCGGCATCCAGCAGAGCACGGATACCGACCTCGTCGCGCAGGAGAGCACGGATACCGACCTCGTCGTCGAGTCCGGTTCAGGGTCAGGAACCCGGTCTGGGGCTCGCAGAGAGTCACGTGCAGGAGCCTACGACGAGGCACCCGCCTGGACACACGCCGAGATTCAGGCCGAGAGCGACGCCGAGAAGGCGCGCCACCATGAGATCAAGACCGAGCTCACCCGCTTCATGATGTCCTACAAGTTCGCGACCGACGAGATGATGACGAAGATCAACATCCTCAAGGAAGAGTTCGCGTCCATCCACGACTACAGCCCGATCGAGCACGTCAGCTCCCGGATCAAATCGCCGGAGGGGATCCTGAACAAGGCTCTCCGCAAGGGCTGCCCGCTCGACCTCGAGGACATCCGCCGGCAGATCCAGGACATTGCGGGCATCCGGGTCACCTGTAGCTTCATCTCCGACACCTATCGGGTGCTCGACATGCTGACGAGCCAGGAAGACGTCACCGTCCTCGAGGTCAAGGACTACGTCGCCGCCCCCAAGTCGAACGGCTACAAGAGCCTGCATCTGATCGTGGCGATCCCGGTGTTCATGTCCGACCGGGTCGAGCCGGTCACCGTCGAGATCCAGATCCGCACCGTGGCGATGGACTTCTGGGCGAGCCTCGAACACAAGATTTTCTACAAGTACCGCGGCGTCGTGCCGGCGAACCTCGTCGCCGAGCTCAAAGAGGCGGCGGATGTCGCCAATCGCCTGGACGTCCAGATGGAACGCCTGCACAATCAGGTTGTCGCCCTCGAACCCGCGGTGCGGGCAGGGGACGACCTGCTGAGCATCGCCGGACTCACCCCGTTCGCACTGCCGACGAGCCTGCTCGAGGCCATCGATCGCGGCCGCTCGAGCGACGTCACCGACTAG